Below is a genomic region from Triticum dicoccoides isolate Atlit2015 ecotype Zavitan chromosome 5A, WEW_v2.0, whole genome shotgun sequence.
acgatgttatacccaggttcgggccctctcgatggaggtaataccctacgtcctgcttgattgttcttgatgatatgagtattacaatagttgatctaccacgagatcagagaggctaagccctagaagctagcctatggtatgattgtatgttgtcctacggactaaaaccctccggtttatatagacaccggagggggctagggttacacaaggtcggttacaaaggaggagatatacatatccatattgcctagcttgcctttcacaccaagtaaagtcccatccggacacgagacgaagtcttcaatcttgtatctttatagtccaacaatccggcaaaggatatagtctagctgttcggagaccccctaatccaggactccctcatagacactccaaactcctctgaggccaccttacgaatgcaaatcgccatcttcatccacacattgtccgcatcccctccttcctcccaagggccctccttaatgaccctcttcatgaacgcctgagctacctcccccttgagcttccaccatttcgttctagcgactttggcacgcttatcccactagacacgaatccgaaagcggaagttagCAACCATCAGCTTATGCTGAGTTACAACACCCTCtcgaggtatcaccttacagtctaggcatgcACGTCTatgttctcttctcgagaggatgaaatcaatctggctagagtgttgcccactactaaaagtcaccaaatgtgattctctctttctaaatagggtgttagctacaatcatgtggcAGGATGATGAAGATAAAAAGAAAAGTCACTTAGTTAACTAGAAAACCCGCTGTAAACCTAAAGATCATGGGGGGTTGGGGGTCCTTAATTTGGATATCATGGATAAAGCATTGCTAGGTAAGTGCTTTCGAAAACTAGGAACTAAACTTGGGCTTTAACAATTTGTTTTGTTGAATAAATATGTCCCTAGTGGGTGTATTTCTAAAACTAAACCTAAGGTGGGGATTCACAATTCTGGTCTAGCATTCGGAAAGTTAAATAGAATCTTTATCAATTCTGCAAGAGAAGTTTGGGAGATGGTTAGAATACAAGAGTTTTGGGAAGATTGGTGGATAGATGAAAAACCTTTAAAATTCGACGTTTTTGATATAGCTTACCACTCTTGTCAAGTGGTAAAAACCTTTAAAATTAGCTTGCCCTAGACTATATTTTTAAGCTTTGATCATGACATTACTGTTGCTAAAGCCTTGTAGAAAGGCTGGGGGGTCAGGTTCGGGAGAACTATATATGGGGATACTCTAGAGCTTTGGAATAGTTTGAAACTTAGATGTGAAGAGGTAGAAATGGGATCTAGTAAAGATAAGATAAATTGGTTGTTAATAGTTGATGGATTTTTTTGCCAAGTCTTTATAAGGCAAAGTAGTTGAATCTAATTGCAACTTCCCTCAAAAGTTTTTATGGAAGGTCAAAGTACCGGCTAAGAGAAAGTTTTTCTCTGTCTTAAGGCTAGCAAAAGCATTCACACCAAAGATACTCTCTTAAGGATAGGATGGATTGGTAGTAAAATGTGTGTCTTTTCTCGTAAAGAGGAGACAATTGATCATCAGTTATTCCAATTCTTTGGTGTTGGTTTTGACCTGGAGCTTGCAGAAATGTGCTTTAGTCTAAGTTCTACTCCTACTACACTTGGTGATTACTTTGGGAACTGGATTAGAAGTTTACCAAAGATATAGAAAAAGCTAATGTTGGAGGTGTAGAAATGAtgtcatttttagaaagaaaaaaacttaCCAATGATCATATGATCCTCATAAAGTTGATTTGCTATTGGATTATTGGATGGTCTATTTTGTGGATAAAGGAGGAAAACAGAGGGGTGCTGGTGGTAGGAGCAAAACTACTCAAGCTGGTAGCAAATGAAGTATATAGATCGTCACAAGGTTGGAGGCGCGGTGTCCTGAAATTGGTGGCAAAGTGTTGAAGCTTACAACACTAGCGATTACTGCTTCATTTCTTCCACCTGTGAGGAGTTGTTGATTGTCCTCTTTTAGCAATCTTTCTTGTTCTTTTTTTTTGCCGTTGATGTAGTTATGCACCTAGTTATGCTAGCTTGTTTAGTTGGTTTCTCAGCTCCTTCATGATGGGGTTGTGGAAGAAGTTTGGTCATGTTTATTTGTTGTTCTAGTTCTTGTGGTGCTAGAGACTGCTTATATGTGAGTAGCTCCTTCTTTTAGAGTTTGGTGATTAGGTCGCTTTGCTGGGTGCTTGGAGCACTATGTTGATCCTTATTAGAAGCTCAGTAGATGTTATATTATGGTGGTAGTCTATATTAGGTGGACCTTTTGGTTTCTATTGATAGAAATCAAAGGGGGCGAGCCCTCTTTTATAATAATAAAGAAGGCTTTCGATCGGTGGGTTGCTATATTAACCAATTCCCTAGCAAAATATAGGTTATAGACGGAAAAACAGCAACCCGGTTTTGGGTAAGCTGTTTGAGCAATTTTTTGGGCCAAAACCCTAATTTTTCAGTTTGTAGGTATTTGGCTCATTTTTAGGATTGTTGCTGGAGATGCTTCGAGGGCATCAATTTTTTAAGACCTTTTAGGGATTTGACAAAAGGATGTAATATAAGTTTAGAGGGTCTAAAACTAAAGTAATAAGGATCAAATGATCACCTTTGGAAATTTGCTTCAAGCACCAACTTGAAAGAAACTTACAAGCTTCTAAGAACACTAAGGTGTTCGGGTGTGGTGGCGCAAGCAAGCTTGGTAGGCCGAGGTACATTTGAGGGAAAGAGGTGATGGAGCATCTTAGGGTGGTTGCGATCACGTCAGAGGTTTGGGATATCAATCTAAAATGGAGCAATATTGATCACACAATTACTAATTTGGTCATCAGGCCAAAAAGACCTTGTCCAAGGAGGAGGTGAGAAAAGAGAGGTTGAAGTCATCTAAGCCAGGACTCAACAAACGATTCATGCAGAATAAGGTAAGTCAAAAAGGGAAGGAGGTTGCTTGCATCGTAAAGATAAATTTCAATTGCAAGAACAAATGAAGACAAGGAGATCACGAAAAGAATCTTATAGGATGATGATTGTGAAGGCAATAACCAATGCCATTGGATTGAATAACCAGTGTACGTTTTCTTTTTGCTTTCAAACCAAATCCAAGGCAAGGTAAAATCTTGAATTTTCCTCGCCATCAATAGCATAACAACACTTCGCCATGGTTCTTCAGGTAAGTTTTTGGAGTGCAGATCATCATTCATAATAAGGGCCTCTTttattcacaggattttgaaaatgtaggAATAGGAAAAGTATAGAATTGCAGTGGCATGTcaacttgaatcctataggattaggAAAGAGTCTTGATgccacatgaaaaacaaaggaattgtaaaaagaggttACAGTGGATGTTAGATTTTCTATGAAATATAGTACAAAAGATTTCATAGGATAAATTCCTATgaaatccaatcctatgaatcaaagggccgacataggaaaaaaatcctaaggatttcaATTCTTCAAAAATGCTAaagaattcctttgaatcaaaggagccctaaaaGATAGAAGATCTTGGCGGAAATGGATGCCAAAAGAGGGACAATCTCCACCGGGCACGCACCTAGTGAGAGGGAAACGAGTGCAGATCATCATTCATAACAAAAGATAAAAGATCTTGGCAGAAATGGAGGCCAAAAGAGGGACAATCTCCGCCGGACACGCGCCTAGTGAGAGGAAAACGAGGGGAACGGCGCATCCCAATCTCATCGACAGCACGGGAACACTAGGCAAGCAATCAGCAAGCAACAAAATACTAACTACATCGCCATCAAAACCAAGTGCAACATGCCAACATCAGAAGCACTATCAACTGCAACATTTCACCATCAGACGCATCTATCGACAGCTATATGCAAACTTGCAACCAGATTAGCTTGCAACGATCAGTGCAATCCCAAGTATGATGTACTACGGAACATGGTGAGCAATTATGCTATATACGCAAAGTAGATTATCAGATAATTCCAAAGCGACAACTGTTATGAACGCTATTCCTATATGCAGAAGTAGATTGGCAGTTAATTCATTGCTACAATGCTAAACATGAAGCACGTATACCTAATAGGCGAGTGTTTATACAATAGACTATTATCCATCTTCTATAGAGTAGAACACTGGCCAGTACAAGCATTTTTTATCTCCGACTAAACCAAAATTCAGACTAGCCACCATGCTATGTAAATATGTTATGTAACTAAAAATGTGCTAGTATGATATGTTATGTAACTAAAAATGTTACATTTTACTAGGAGTCTAGGATGCATCTGTAAATAATATGTTATGTAACTAAAAATGTGCTAGTATGATGCATGTATACCTGGAAGTGAGCTATATATTATACATTTTACTAAACAGAACAGAGCAGTAAACATCAACGTCCAACCACTACAATCAAACTTTCTCCGACATACGGAAGCACAATTCAACACTAAGTGACAATGCAAGCTGCAGCGCACGATCAAGAACAGGCCAGGCGGACAGCAACCAAGTACACAACAACAGGACAAACATCTTCATCATAATGCGGAAGCAACAGAGATGGCCATAAAAAAAATTGAACATGTTCACTCACAGCAGCACAGTCAACTACTACAACCGAAGCTAaaaacatccatccatccattgtgCACACTCATCTCGATTAGGTTACAGCACATACTGAGCAACTAAGCCGACGGAACAATTAGTACGGAGCACAAATCGAAGAAGCACGGTCACACCTAGGAGCTTACCACCGTCGCAACCACAGCGAGATACACAGACCGGAAGGCATCAGCACGCAGGCCTCACACCGCCACCTTGCGTGGGCGCCCACGGCCACGCTTGGCAGGAGCGGAGCCGGACCCGGGGGCCGGAGAGGCGGCCTCCGTGGCGACCTTGACCTTCTTGGCCGAGGAGGGACCCGGCGGGCGGCCGCGGCCCCGGGGCATGCCGGTGGTGGCCTTGGCGACGGCCTCCTTGACGGCGTCGGCCATGGGGTCCTTGACCTTGGGCGGGCGgccccggccgcgcttgggcgTGTTGGGGTCCTTGGGCGCCGCCTTGGGCTTGGGCGGCGCGTTGGGGTCCTTGGGCGGGCGGCCGCGGCCGCGCTTTGCCGGGGTGGCGGAGGGAGCGTCGGCCTTGAGGTAGTTGTTCTTGACGAAGGCGAGCTTGCCGGCCTCCTTCATGCTGGCGAGGTTGGCCGTGAGGAGGGAGGCGTGCGCGGAGGGGAGGCCCTCGTACTTCTCCTCGATGTAGCTGGAGATGGCCGACTTGCTCGAGCCGTTCTTGTCGCCCAGCGCCTCGATCGCCGCGATAATCATCTGCGAGGAGAAGCAGAGGCTCTCAGGCCGCGGCCGGCAAGGAGaaggatctagtaccaaacatggaAATGATGCGCCGCCGACGAATCTACGGCGGAAGGCACTGAAGCAGAGCGTCAAAACTGGGAGAAACTCACCTCGGGGTAGGGCGGGATGTCACCGGACTTGGGGGACCCGTCGTTGGCCATGGCAGCGACGGCGGCTACAGCCCACGGCGGTGGAACCGAGCGGTCGGGCTACAGTGCGGGCGCTGAGGAGGGAGCGGGCTGCGGGGAGGGGGAAATTTTCGGATTTGGATCGGGGGAGGAGGCGAGAACGGCGGGGGCAGTAGATAAGAAATGGGCGAGCTGTGCCGCGTGTGCCAGAGGCAGCAGGCCTATGACCTAGGGTTTCCGCGCGCGGTCACCGACGTGTGGGCCGCGTAGGTTAGTGTCCAGGGCCCGGGACCACCTGGCGGTGGGGCACCCGGAGCGTGTCAGACGAATCTGCAGTTCCAGCCGATATAAATGCAGCTTTCCTATTTTGAACGCCTTTATCGATGTGCGGTGGACGGAGACCCGTGCGTGACGTGCACGGACGGCGGGGATGGCGAGGTGGGGGATCCGAGGGCGGAGAGGGGAGAAGCAACGGGTGTGTGcacgcggatcggtgacgtggcggGGGGTCGGGGGCGGGGCGAGGGAACGCTCCTGAAACGCTTTTGCTGGACTTGTCGTCTCCTGCGCGgggagcgggagcgggagcggCCTCGCGTTTTGGGTCCGGGAAATGACCGTCCTGCCCCCCTACGGGCGGGCTGTCCATATAAACAATACAGGAtacagtatttttttttattttacagATATAGAATTCGGCCCTTTGTCGGGCTCGGGCCTCCGCGGGTCTGATCCACTTTTTTACCGAATGGTGCCTCGTAAGCCTACGGCCACGCACAGATTTCAACGCAGTGACCTGTTCATCAGAGTCCTACCCTGGCCGGTGTTCGAATTTTTCTGGATATTTTTTTGCATTCCGGCGTGCGTTTAGTGAGAGACGACATTTAGAGCAATtttaatggggcgacccatttcatcTGCTGGCATCTGTTCAGGTCGGCGCGGACATAAAAGGCGGTCCAACGCGCCGactcaaacggacgcgcgtccgtttggcgTCCGTATGGCGACTCATTCCCGGTCCAATTTTGAGTCGGATTTGCGTCGGCACGGACACGAGACGGATGCGTGCGCGCCTACTCCTCTCCCCGGGCCCGCCGGTCGGTGGCAGCCACCACCATTTCCCCTCATTTACCCCAAAAACCCTCCCGCCCTCGTGCGTTCCCGTCCCCACACCCGCCATGGACGACGACCTcaacctcgacgccgccgccggcctcgcctccctcgcctcgtccggcatGACCGCCCTCTCCGGcaaaggcaagcctcgtgccccgTGCAAGACCACCGTCGTGCCCAAGCCAAAGAAGGCGCTGACGCCCGAAcagcgggcaagggagtcggccaagaggaagggtcGGAGGCACGCCGTCGAGGCAAGGGATGAAGCCGTGGCGGATGTTGCCGTCGCCGCTGCCGCGCAGCAGGAGGTCACCAACTGTGacccccggataattaagctacagtgatcccacgctaatggtgccacgtcaccatggttactgttgctaatctcgatttagttcgaaaccgattcgaattcaattTCAAAATctaacaaacaataaaagttttcaaatattaaaactaaaatgtttagtGTGAGTGAAATAATGCAcaggtaattatggtgtagaaatcaaacttttataaaatgtttgaatACTTAAACATGAACAAAACAGTAGCTAAAACAATTATTTGAATGCCTTTGGTATTTTGTAAAATGCTAAACTATTTTATTTCAGGATAAAAGTTTTTTTTGTGACATTGGATTGTGTTGAAACACTAATTTAGGAATTTGTTTTGTGATTTATAAAAAAGGAATACcagaataaaataaaaacaaaaaaagaagtaaatagaaaacagaacaaacaaaaaaagggaaaagaacccCCCCCCCATAACCCCCGAAACCCTAGTATGGACCGCACTACCCCCACTCCTCCCGTTCGATCCCatcctccctcctcgcgccgccaggaggagacacagagaggAGCGAGAACCCCCGCAGTCCCCCGCACGCGCCCTTGCCTCGGGCCACGTCACCGGCGCCCGACGCCCTCCCTCCCCTATGGCCGCGCTCCCCGCCCGCGTTGGCCGCACCGGCTCGCTGGCAACCGCCCATCGCCGCCTCTCCACGTCCAAGAGCTCTCCAGGGATCATCTTCATCGACCGCAACCACCGAACCTAGCCGGGATGCCGCACCGTCGTCGCCTTCTTCATTTCTCCCCCGACTGGATCCGCCATGGCTGACCGGCGATCTGCATCGCCCTGAACCGCTCCGGCTCCACCGAGTCCCCCACGAGCTTCAATGTGAGCTCCCACCTGCTTCCCCTCTCTCCCGCGTGAATCAACCACAGAGGCATCGTCCCCTGCGAGCCCCAAAGCTatcgtccgccatggccgatgaaTGCATCGCTGCCGTGCTCCCCGCTGCGTTccgttggtgtgcgcgagctctaggagCTGTACAGATGTTGCCTGGTTCTCCTCTTGTTTCACCGGATCCATCGAGCTCTTGTTCAGCTGCCGCTAGACCTCGTCGTCGGCGTCCATCCCGGCACCTCCAGCACCAACCACTAGCCCTACTCGATGCGCGCCAACACGCTCGTCCTACTGATGTTCGtgggtgaccaaatggtcgccaGAACGCAACTCTGGTGAGCCTCCGTCGTGTACTGTGgctgccggcggctaaacgccgatgcGCTAGCATGGCACCATTAACTCAGCTCCAAATGGCGCCCTGTGTCCCTGACCAACGGGACCCACACCTAATTAATCATGGGCATAATTAACAGACTAGTTAAAGTAATCCTGATAGCCACTGACGGGCCATGCTACTGCAACGATTAGGTTTAACTCTAATAAAATTTGTTAGTAATTTGACCCACTGACCACTAGGCCCCACCCtgactaattaagttaattagtttaaATAAACTCTTTTAATATTGCCActgcctatgacatatgggccccacgcccccaTTTAAAAGAAGAGAGTTAGAAAATTAATtagaaaatattaattaattaattagataattaattaacttaactaaatctGCTAAATTAATATAATGGCTTAATTAAACTAATAAACCTACTTAGTTAGTCTAAGACAATGACgaatggggcccacacgtcagttgaccagtcaacacctatgttgactgctgacatcgtgctgacgtcatgatgacgtcagcaaaccctgttcgggataatgttgaattaaaatatttaaattaatcctaaaatgatttaaatcttttaaaattaatataaaataaaccgtaacttggatggaaaaacttttacatgaaagttgctcagaacgacgagacgattctggatacgcaacccgttcgtccgccacacccccctaacctatcgaactcgcaactttccccttcCGGCTCCTCTTCCaggaaacgcgaaacaccggggataatttcctggatgtttccccccttcaccggtatcacctcataccgcgttaggacaCCTCTAGCACCgaaacttgtcatgtcatgcatcgctatgcatctgcttgcttaaatatttattgtttcttccccctcttctctcgctagacaccgagagcgacgccgctgctacccagtatgactacggagttgacaacccctctctcttgccagagcaaccaggcaagccccccctttgatcaccagatatcgcctattcttatctctactgcttgcattagagtagtgtagcatgttactgcttttcgttaatcctattctgatgcatatcctgtccttgctactactgttgttacctttacctgctatcctaatgcttagtataggatgctagtgttccatcagtggccctacactcttgttcgtctgccatgctatctactggg
It encodes:
- the LOC119301515 gene encoding HMG-Y-related protein A-like; amino-acid sequence: MANDGSPKSGDIPPYPEMIIAAIEALGDKNGSSKSAISSYIEEKYEGLPSAHASLLTANLASMKEAGKLAFVKNNYLKADAPSATPAKRGRGRPPKDPNAPPKPKAAPKDPNTPKRGRGRPPKVKDPMADAVKEAVAKATTGMPRGRGRPPGPSSAKKVKVATEAASPAPGSGSAPAKRGRGRPRKVAV